The following coding sequences lie in one Monomorium pharaonis isolate MP-MQ-018 chromosome 1, ASM1337386v2, whole genome shotgun sequence genomic window:
- the LOC105834797 gene encoding ornithine aminotransferase, mitochondrial — MTMQSMRQRFFNIVRKSSKIRFLSSQQVINRDKKYGGTHICSLPIVISRGEGVYLWDMEGKRYLDFLAGLSTANQGHCHPRLVKVMRDQVGKLTHTSRAFYSEPAGELAEYLTKLLGWDRFLTMNTGVEGNETALKLARRWGYRVKKVPSNKAAVVFTEGNYLGRTLAAISASTYPQYYTDYGPYMPLFEKVPYNDLVALEQKFQENPNICAFLVEPIQGEALFIPTDGYLKGVRELCTKYNVLWIADEVLTAFGRTGTRLAIDHEGYKPDILVLGKPLAGGMYPVSGILANNQIMSCFDPGSHGSTFAGNPLGNRVALEAVKIIEEENLTENSKRLGKILKEELEKLPKDIAPEFHGRGLLAALVINKEFNGLDICLKLRDAGLFTIPTYGQIRIMPPLTITEEQLREGINILTTVLKNYK; from the exons atgaccATGCAATCCATGAGACAGAGATTCTTTAACATCGTAAGAAAATCAAGCAAAATAAGATTTCTGAGTTCTCAGCAAGtgatcaatcgtgataaaaaGTACGGTGGAACACACATATGTTCGCTGCCGATTGTTATCTCTCGCGGGGAAGGAGTGTACCTGTGGGATATGGAAGGAAAACGTTACCTTGACTTCTTAGCAGGACTTTCGACTGCCAATCAGGGCCATTGTCACCCACGCCTGGTGAAAGTAATGAGAGATCAAGTTGGAAAATTAACGCACACATCAAGAGCCTTTTATTCGGAACCTGCAGGAGAATTAGCAGAATATCTAACTAAACTTCTAGGATGGGATAGGTTTTTAACTATGAACACAG GTGTCGAAGGTAATGAGACGGCCTTAAAATTGGCCAGACGCTGGGGATATAGAGTGAAAAAGGTGCCGAGTAATAAGGCTGCTGTTGTGTTCACCGAGGGCAACTATTTGGGTCGTACATTAGCGGCCATATCTGCCTCGACATATCCACAATATTACACAGATTATGGTCCGTATATGCCACTTTTCGAGAAAGTGCCATACAATGACTTGGTCGCACTGGAACAAAAGTTTCAGGAGAATCCGAATATCTGCGCGTTTCTGGTAGAACCGATTCAAGGAGAAGCCCTCTTTATCCCGACT gATGGTTATTTGAAAGGTGTGAGAGAACTGTGCACAAAGTACAATGTTTTATGGATCGCCGATGAAGTGCTAACCGCTTTTGGTAGAACTGGTACGCGTCTGGCAATTGATCACGAAGGCTACAAGCCAGATATTCTTGTTTTAGGAAAACCACTCGCCGGCGGAATGTATCCAGTTTCCGGTATCCTAGCGAATAATCaa ATAATGTCCTGTTTTGATCCGGGTTCGCATGGAAGCACTTTTGCTGGAAATCCGCTTGGAAACAGAGTCGCTTTGGAAGCGGttaaaattatagaagaaGAAAATCTGACGGAGAATTCGAAGAGACTTggaaaaattctaaaagaagAATTAGAAAAGCTGCCGAAAGATATCGCGCCAGAATTTCATGGACGCGGTCTTCTGGCCGCTCTTGTGATAAACAAAG aatttaacgGTTTGGACATCTGTCTAAAGCTGAGAGACGCTGGATTGTTCACGATACCTACATATGGTCAAATTAGAATAATGCCTCCATTAACGATCACGGAGGAACAACTTCGAGAAGGAATAAACATTCTCACGACAGTcctcaaaaattacaaataa